From the Thermococcus guaymasensis DSM 11113 genome, one window contains:
- a CDS encoding proteasome assembly chaperone family protein, whose protein sequence is MENERPVKLVLPEVKNPIFIEGYPGIGLVGHIAGNFLAKELGMEMIGYVESPFLPPMSIVLEGKPNPPLRFYGKDNVIVAIADIYIPPTLVNEIAKELASYLSEMKAEKVISIGGIGIGFFKERMEVWGVGARDDLNKELEEAGAKILQYGSIMGMSGKLLWEAGKRGLNAYVLLGETFGDRPDPRAAANVIEVLKKLTPIDVSTEPLIKEAEMIEEQLRKMHEQMERARKKEMKQYESIYL, encoded by the coding sequence ATGGAGAACGAGAGACCGGTCAAGCTCGTCCTACCGGAGGTAAAGAACCCGATATTCATCGAAGGCTATCCCGGAATAGGCCTCGTTGGCCACATAGCGGGCAACTTCCTTGCAAAAGAGCTGGGAATGGAGATGATAGGTTACGTCGAGAGCCCGTTCCTCCCGCCGATGAGCATAGTCCTCGAAGGGAAGCCCAACCCACCGCTCCGCTTCTACGGCAAGGACAACGTAATCGTAGCTATAGCGGACATCTACATTCCGCCGACGCTGGTGAACGAGATAGCGAAGGAACTCGCGAGCTACCTCAGCGAGATGAAGGCCGAGAAGGTAATCTCCATCGGCGGAATCGGCATAGGCTTCTTCAAGGAGAGGATGGAGGTCTGGGGCGTAGGGGCCAGGGATGACCTCAACAAGGAGCTTGAAGAGGCGGGGGCAAAGATACTCCAGTACGGCTCGATTATGGGTATGAGCGGGAAACTCTTATGGGAGGCTGGAAAGAGGGGCTTAAACGCCTACGTCCTCCTCGGCGAGACCTTTGGAGATAGGCCAGACCCAAGGGCGGCTGCCAACGTCATCGAGGTCCTCAAGAAGCTCACGCCGATTGACGTCTCGACGGAACCGCTCATCAAGGAGGCCGAGATGATCGAGGAACAGCTCAGAAAGATGCACGAGCAGATGGAGCGGGCGAGGAAGAAAGAGATGAAGCAGTACGAAAGCATTTACCTCTGA
- a CDS encoding S-methyl-5'-thioadenosine phosphorylase, whose product MPRIGIIGGSGVYGVFEPKETVKVHTPYGRPSAPVEIGEIGGVEVAFIPRHGKHHEFPPHEVPYRANIWALKELGVERVIGVTAVGSLREEYKPGDIVITDQFIDFTKKRDYTFYNGPRVAHVSMADPFCPELRKIFYETAKELGFPVHEKGTYVCIEGPRFSTRAESFMFRQYAHIIGMTLVPEVNLARELGMCYVNIATVTDYDVWAEKPVDAQEVLKVMAENNYKVQELLKRGIPRIPEERNCGCADVLKTMFV is encoded by the coding sequence ATGCCGAGGATAGGCATCATAGGTGGTTCCGGGGTTTACGGCGTCTTCGAGCCGAAGGAGACGGTCAAGGTTCACACGCCCTACGGAAGGCCTTCAGCTCCGGTGGAAATCGGCGAAATCGGGGGCGTTGAGGTGGCATTCATACCGAGGCACGGCAAGCACCACGAGTTCCCGCCGCATGAAGTCCCCTACCGCGCGAACATCTGGGCGCTCAAGGAGCTGGGCGTTGAGCGCGTGATTGGCGTTACAGCAGTCGGCTCACTCCGCGAGGAGTACAAGCCCGGCGACATCGTCATAACCGACCAGTTCATTGACTTCACGAAGAAGCGCGACTACACCTTCTACAACGGGCCGAGGGTTGCCCACGTCTCGATGGCCGACCCCTTCTGTCCCGAGCTTAGGAAAATCTTCTACGAGACCGCTAAAGAGCTCGGCTTCCCCGTTCACGAGAAGGGCACCTACGTCTGCATAGAGGGGCCGCGCTTCTCAACCCGCGCCGAGAGCTTCATGTTCCGTCAGTACGCCCACATAATCGGAATGACCCTCGTTCCAGAGGTAAACCTTGCGCGCGAGCTCGGAATGTGCTACGTTAACATAGCGACCGTCACAGACTACGACGTCTGGGCCGAGAAGCCAGTGGATGCCCAAGAGGTTCTCAAGGTCATGGCCGAGAACAACTACAAGGTCCAGGAGCTTCTCAAGAGGGGCATCCCGAGGATTCCCGAGGAGAGGAACTGCGGCTGTGCCGATGTCCTGAAGACGATGTTCGTCTGA
- a CDS encoding amidohydrolase family protein — protein sequence MSILIRNGYVVYGENLEVIKADVLIQGNRIVEVKKGINESADTVIDATGKVVSPGFVNLHTHSPMGLLRGLADDLPLMEWLEKHIWPREAKLTREHIKVGAYLGALEMIKTGTTTFLDMYFQMDAVAEATLEAGLRGYLSYGMIDLGDPERTEKELNEALREMKAIEGLNSDRVHFVFGPHAPYTCSLALLKEVRKLADEHGKLITIHVAETMAELGKIQERYGKSPVILLDEIGFLGSDVIIAHGVWLDSRDIQILARNGVTVAHNPGSNMKLASGVMPLQRLLNAGVNVGLGTDGSASNNNLDMVEEMKLAALLHKVHNLDPTVADAKTVFRMATLNGAKALRLNAGVIKPGYLADVVIFNFNQPHLRPINDVVSHIVYSANGNDVETTIVDGKILMLDREVLTLDEEKILQKVEEAIESLS from the coding sequence GTGAGCATTCTCATCAGGAACGGTTACGTGGTTTACGGTGAAAACCTTGAGGTTATTAAAGCAGACGTGCTAATCCAGGGCAACAGAATTGTCGAGGTCAAGAAAGGAATCAACGAGAGCGCCGATACAGTAATAGACGCGACCGGAAAGGTCGTTTCTCCTGGATTCGTCAATCTGCACACCCACTCGCCGATGGGCCTTCTGCGTGGTCTTGCCGACGATTTACCGCTGATGGAGTGGCTGGAGAAGCACATCTGGCCGAGGGAAGCGAAGCTAACGCGCGAGCACATCAAGGTCGGTGCCTACTTGGGAGCGCTTGAAATGATTAAGACCGGAACCACTACTTTCCTCGACATGTACTTCCAGATGGACGCGGTGGCTGAAGCAACCCTTGAGGCCGGCCTCCGTGGATACCTGAGCTACGGCATGATAGACCTTGGCGACCCCGAGCGAACGGAGAAGGAGCTCAACGAAGCCCTCCGCGAGATGAAGGCCATCGAGGGCCTCAACTCCGATAGGGTTCACTTCGTCTTTGGGCCCCACGCGCCCTACACATGTTCCTTAGCTCTGCTGAAGGAAGTTAGGAAGCTCGCGGACGAGCACGGGAAGCTTATAACGATCCACGTTGCCGAGACGATGGCCGAGCTCGGAAAGATTCAGGAGCGCTACGGGAAGAGCCCCGTCATTCTGCTCGATGAGATTGGCTTCCTCGGGAGCGACGTTATAATAGCGCACGGCGTCTGGCTCGACAGCAGGGACATACAGATTCTCGCGAGGAACGGCGTTACGGTTGCCCACAACCCCGGCAGCAACATGAAGCTCGCCAGCGGCGTGATGCCACTGCAGAGGCTTCTAAATGCGGGCGTCAATGTGGGTCTTGGAACCGACGGGAGTGCGAGCAACAACAACCTCGACATGGTTGAGGAGATGAAGTTAGCTGCCCTGCTCCACAAGGTTCATAACCTTGACCCGACGGTTGCGGATGCAAAGACTGTCTTCAGGATGGCCACGCTCAACGGTGCAAAAGCGCTCCGCCTCAACGCCGGCGTTATAAAGCCCGGCTACCTAGCCGATGTAGTTATCTTCAACTTCAACCAGCCCCATCTAAGACCGATAAACGACGTCGTGAGCCACATCGTCTATTCGGCAAACGGCAACGATGTCGAGACGACTATAGTTGACGGGAAAATCCTAATGCTCGACCGCGAAGTCCTTACGCTGGACGAGGAAAAGATACTCCAGAAGGTGGAGGAGGCGATTGAAAGCCTCTCCTGA